The proteins below come from a single Streptomyces sp. SCSIO 75703 genomic window:
- a CDS encoding SAV_6107 family HEPN domain-containing protein has protein sequence MAHPSAAAARRRRTPGPAPSPNGPASDVHPVLRRSAAPPAALDLLAQSRSGLAEAAFLDPPNERYATAHLAALRAAAAVLAARGRPETTPRARAPIRSAWEVVPEIAPELTEWCALFAAGAGRRARAEAGIRGAADARAADDLVRDAGMFLRLVERVLTLQPRQPLVPASRPATQAPPHPAPAPGSPGAA, from the coding sequence ATGGCCCATCCGTCCGCAGCCGCCGCCCGGCGGCGCCGCACGCCCGGCCCTGCCCCCTCACCGAACGGCCCCGCGAGCGACGTGCACCCGGTGCTCCGCCGGTCCGCCGCCCCGCCGGCCGCCCTCGACCTGCTCGCCCAGTCCCGATCAGGGCTGGCCGAGGCCGCCTTCCTGGACCCGCCCAACGAGCGCTACGCCACGGCCCACCTCGCCGCCCTGCGCGCCGCCGCCGCGGTGCTCGCCGCCCGGGGCCGCCCGGAGACCACCCCGAGGGCCCGCGCCCCCATCCGCAGCGCCTGGGAGGTCGTCCCCGAGATCGCACCGGAACTGACGGAGTGGTGCGCCCTGTTCGCCGCCGGCGCCGGGCGCCGGGCCCGCGCCGAGGCCGGCATCCGCGGCGCGGCCGACGCGCGGGCCGCCGACGACCTGGTGCGCGATGCCGGGATGTTCCTGCGCCTGGTGGAACGCGTGCTCACCCTCCAGCCCCGCCAGCCCCTCGTCCCTGCCTCCCGCCCCGCCACGCAGGCGCCGCCCCACCCCGCCCCCGCCCCCGGCTCGCCCGGCGCAGCCTGA
- a CDS encoding methyltransferase codes for MPDPMRPRAALRTAVVWDVLQEALDRRVTATGRRALDVLDAGGGSGNFAVPLAGLGHHVTVVDPSPNALFALERRAAEAGVADRVRGVQGDARGLFDVVERGGHDAVLCHGVLEYLDDPAEGLGNVVAALRPDGVLSLLAAGLGGAVLARALAGHFAEAHRALDDPDGRWGDGDPVPRRFTAEQLSGLVEAAGLRVGAVHGVRVFTDLVPGVLVDTEPGAHEALLKLEAAAAELPAFHAVATQLHVLGEASGADGA; via the coding sequence GTGCCGGACCCGATGCGCCCCCGTGCCGCCCTCCGTACCGCCGTGGTCTGGGACGTCCTGCAGGAGGCCCTCGACCGCCGGGTCACGGCCACGGGCCGGCGGGCGCTGGACGTCCTGGACGCCGGCGGCGGCAGCGGCAACTTCGCCGTGCCCCTCGCCGGCCTCGGCCACCACGTCACCGTCGTCGACCCCAGCCCCAACGCCCTGTTCGCGCTGGAGCGCCGCGCCGCCGAGGCCGGCGTCGCCGACCGGGTGCGCGGGGTCCAGGGCGACGCCCGCGGCCTCTTCGACGTCGTCGAGCGCGGCGGCCACGACGCCGTCCTGTGCCACGGCGTCCTGGAGTACCTGGACGATCCCGCCGAGGGCCTCGGCAACGTCGTCGCCGCCCTCCGTCCCGACGGTGTCCTCAGCCTGCTCGCCGCCGGACTCGGCGGAGCCGTCCTCGCCCGCGCCCTCGCCGGCCACTTCGCGGAGGCCCACCGGGCCCTCGACGACCCGGACGGCCGCTGGGGCGACGGCGACCCGGTGCCCCGGCGCTTCACCGCCGAACAGCTCAGCGGACTCGTCGAGGCCGCCGGTCTCCGCGTCGGCGCGGTGCACGGGGTGCGGGTCTTCACCGACCTCGTCCCCGGCGTCCTCGTCGACACCGAGCCCGGAGCCCACGAGGCCCTGCTCAAGCTGGAGGCCGCCGCCGCGGAACTCCCCGCCTTCCACGCCGTGGCCACCCAGCTCCACGTACTCGGTGAGGCGAGCGGGGCCGACGGGGCCTGA
- a CDS encoding DUF3040 domain-containing protein: protein MPLSEHEQRMLEQMERALYAEDPKFASALEGSGLRTYTRRRVYQAVAGFLVGIALLMAGMVAKQVWLSVVGFLVMLGCAVLAVTGWRKAPKPGEQPPPGTGPQPRGQGRQRRSVMDRIEERWQRRRDEQQGH from the coding sequence GTGCCGCTCTCGGAGCACGAGCAGCGCATGCTCGAGCAGATGGAGCGAGCGCTGTACGCCGAAGATCCCAAGTTCGCGTCGGCGCTCGAGGGAAGCGGGCTGCGTACGTACACCCGGCGTCGGGTCTACCAGGCGGTCGCGGGCTTCCTCGTAGGAATTGCGCTCCTCATGGCCGGTATGGTCGCCAAGCAGGTCTGGCTCAGCGTGGTGGGGTTCCTCGTCATGCTGGGCTGCGCGGTCCTCGCGGTGACCGGCTGGCGCAAGGCCCCCAAGCCGGGCGAGCAGCCGCCCCCGGGTACCGGGCCACAGCCACGCGGTCAGGGGCGTCAGCGGCGCTCCGTGATGGACCGTATAGAGGAGCGCTGGCAGCGGCGCAGGGACGAGCAGCAGGGGCACTGA
- a CDS encoding DUF3488 and transglutaminase-like domain-containing protein, translating into MSGQARVALCAWAATLTTACALLPLVDPATWIVQAAFLLAVQSGVGAVARRVPLARPLTVAAQSVTGVLLLTVAFARREALAGLVPGPEAVARVGALLRQGADDIARYAIPAPLESDGIRLMLVGGVLVIGLLVDTLAVTFRSAAPAGLPLLALYSVAAGLAEGGADWLWFLLAATGYLTLLLAEGRDRLAQWGRVFGGPQRTAGERAGPAAPLRTGRRIGAFALGVALVVPAALPALEGGLLDSARSAGDGSGGGGTISAVNPLVSLRDSLNVDEDRRVLSVTTDTADLSDLYLRIVSLDDFDGTTWKPAKRHITSVPEGAFPTPAGLGPDVERRETVTTVSAADWYAQDWLPMPYPPSGVRVSGHWRYEPVGMTLVGDHGQNTRGMTYEVRGLDVRPTAEQLAAAPRPPEGLLREFTELPESLPGVVAETAREVTAGASNAYERAVALQEFFATEGGFVYDTQVRVGSGSQAISRFLRDRRGFCVHFSFSMAAMARTLGIPARVAVGFAPGTPQGDGSVSVGLRDAHAWPELYFEGVGWTRFEPTPTRGSAPSYTLPQAPGSAVPDPAEPSRDARAEPSAAPSASDGCSAEDKKAEACASEPAVTVPVAGGGGPGGYAVLGWTLGALAVLLTPLTPMLWRLRRRSVRLGAHGRGAADAAPHALAVWEELGDTAWDLGVPPDGSLTPRGSAERIVRLGRLDEEAGAAVRRVARAVEEVLYAPRPRPVAGLAEDAGRAAAGLRASVGRGTRLRARIAPRSAVRVVWAASARWTALRERLGTASRPPRKVPGLRG; encoded by the coding sequence ATGAGCGGGCAGGCACGAGTGGCGCTGTGCGCCTGGGCGGCCACGCTGACGACGGCGTGCGCGCTGCTGCCGCTGGTGGACCCGGCGACCTGGATCGTGCAGGCCGCCTTCCTGCTGGCGGTGCAGTCGGGCGTGGGCGCGGTGGCCCGGCGGGTGCCGCTGGCCCGGCCGCTGACCGTCGCCGCGCAGTCGGTGACCGGGGTGCTGCTGCTGACCGTGGCCTTCGCCCGCCGGGAGGCCCTCGCCGGGCTGGTCCCCGGCCCGGAGGCCGTCGCCCGGGTGGGCGCGCTGCTGCGCCAGGGCGCCGACGACATCGCCCGGTACGCGATCCCGGCGCCGCTGGAGTCGGACGGCATCCGGCTCATGCTGGTCGGCGGGGTGCTGGTCATCGGCCTGCTGGTGGACACCCTGGCGGTGACCTTCCGCAGCGCGGCCCCGGCCGGGCTGCCGCTGCTCGCGCTGTACTCGGTGGCCGCGGGGCTCGCCGAGGGCGGCGCCGACTGGCTGTGGTTCCTGCTGGCCGCCACGGGGTACCTGACGCTGCTGCTCGCGGAGGGCCGCGACCGGCTGGCGCAGTGGGGACGGGTCTTCGGCGGGCCGCAGCGCACCGCCGGGGAGCGCGCGGGCCCCGCGGCGCCGCTGCGCACCGGGCGGCGGATCGGCGCCTTCGCGCTGGGCGTCGCCCTGGTGGTGCCGGCGGCGCTGCCCGCGCTGGAGGGGGGTCTGCTGGACAGCGCCCGCTCGGCGGGCGACGGTTCCGGGGGCGGCGGCACCATCTCCGCGGTGAACCCGCTGGTCTCCCTGCGGGACAGCCTCAACGTCGACGAGGACCGCCGGGTGCTGTCCGTCACCACCGACACGGCGGACCTCTCCGACCTGTACCTGCGGATCGTCTCCCTGGACGACTTCGACGGCACCACCTGGAAGCCGGCCAAGCGGCACATCACCTCGGTGCCGGAGGGCGCCTTCCCCACCCCCGCGGGGCTCGGCCCCGACGTGGAGCGCCGGGAGACGGTGACGACGGTGTCGGCGGCGGACTGGTACGCCCAGGACTGGCTGCCGATGCCGTATCCGCCGAGCGGGGTGCGGGTGTCCGGCCACTGGCGCTACGAGCCGGTCGGCATGACGCTGGTGGGCGACCACGGCCAGAACACCCGCGGGATGACGTACGAGGTGCGCGGTCTGGACGTGCGTCCGACGGCGGAGCAGCTCGCGGCGGCGCCCCGGCCGCCGGAGGGGCTGTTGCGGGAGTTCACGGAGCTGCCCGAGTCGCTGCCGGGGGTGGTCGCCGAGACCGCCCGCGAGGTGACGGCCGGGGCGTCGAACGCGTACGAGCGGGCGGTCGCGCTCCAGGAGTTCTTCGCCACCGAGGGCGGCTTCGTCTACGACACGCAGGTGCGGGTCGGCAGCGGGTCGCAGGCGATTTCCCGGTTCCTGCGGGACCGGCGGGGCTTTTGCGTGCACTTCTCCTTCTCCATGGCGGCGATGGCCCGCACCCTGGGCATACCGGCCCGGGTGGCGGTGGGCTTCGCGCCGGGCACGCCGCAGGGGGACGGTTCGGTGTCGGTGGGGCTGCGGGACGCGCACGCCTGGCCCGAGCTGTACTTCGAGGGTGTGGGCTGGACCCGGTTCGAGCCGACGCCGACCCGGGGTTCGGCGCCCTCGTACACGCTGCCTCAGGCGCCGGGGAGCGCGGTGCCGGACCCGGCCGAGCCGTCCCGGGACGCGCGGGCGGAGCCGTCGGCGGCGCCCTCGGCGAGCGACGGGTGCTCGGCGGAGGACAAGAAGGCGGAGGCGTGCGCGAGCGAGCCGGCGGTGACCGTGCCGGTGGCCGGCGGCGGCGGTCCGGGCGGGTACGCGGTGCTGGGCTGGACGCTGGGCGCCCTCGCGGTGCTGCTGACGCCGCTGACGCCGATGCTGTGGCGGCTGCGCCGGCGGTCGGTGCGACTGGGGGCGCACGGGCGGGGCGCGGCGGACGCGGCGCCGCACGCCCTGGCCGTGTGGGAGGAGCTGGGCGACACGGCGTGGGACCTCGGCGTCCCGCCCGACGGGTCGCTGACGCCGCGTGGCTCGGCGGAGCGGATCGTGCGGCTGGGGCGCCTGGACGAGGAGGCCGGGGCGGCGGTGCGCCGGGTGGCCCGCGCGGTGGAGGAGGTGCTGTACGCGCCCCGGCCGCGTCCGGTGGCGGGGCTGGCGGAGGACGCCGGCCGGGCGGCGGCGGGGTTGCGGGCCTCGGTGGGCCGGGGCACGCGGCTGCGGGCACGGATCGCCCCGCGTTCGGCCGTCCGGGTGGTCTGGGCGGCCTCGGCCCGGTGGACGGCCCTGCGGGAGCGCCTCGGCACGGCGTCGCGGCCCCCGCGCAAGGTGCCGGGTCTGCGCGGCTGA
- a CDS encoding DUF58 domain-containing protein, which translates to MEAGGTHRPDQDQDGAGGGGIRAALAGLTTRGRSFLAAGIAAAVCAYVLGQGDLLRVGLLLGVLPPACAAVLHRTRHRVAGGRRLSPARVPAAGEARVHLRVENVSRLPTGLLMLQDRVPYVLGPRPRFVLDRVEPGGSREVSYRVRSDLRGRYPLGPLQLRLTDPFGMCELTRSFSAEDILTVVPRVEALPPVRLSGDSRGRGDGLRRALALAGDDDVIPRGYRHGDDLRRVHWRSTARHGELMVRREEQPRRARCTVLLDTRRTAFEGAGPDSAFEWAVAGAASVLAHMLERGFSVRLLTDTGATVPGEGADGFTSGGGADTAGLLMDTLAVVGHSGQTGLSRVHDVLRGGSGGLLVAFFGDLDEEQAAVAATLRHAGGGAVAFVLDVAEWRGDAAPGTAADGDREPLRRLREAGWTVVGVPRGAALAELWRRADRERDGLAPATGEDGR; encoded by the coding sequence ATGGAGGCCGGGGGGACGCACCGCCCGGACCAGGACCAGGACGGCGCCGGGGGCGGCGGGATCCGCGCCGCCCTGGCCGGGCTGACCACCCGGGGGCGTTCCTTCCTGGCCGCCGGGATCGCCGCCGCCGTCTGCGCCTACGTCCTCGGCCAGGGCGACCTGCTCCGGGTGGGCCTGCTGCTGGGGGTGCTGCCGCCGGCCTGCGCCGCGGTGCTGCACCGCACCCGCCACCGGGTCGCCGGAGGGCGCCGGCTGTCCCCGGCGCGGGTGCCCGCCGCCGGGGAGGCCCGGGTGCACCTGCGCGTCGAGAACGTCTCGCGGCTGCCCACCGGACTGCTGATGCTCCAGGACCGGGTGCCCTACGTGCTCGGCCCGCGCCCCCGCTTCGTCCTGGACCGGGTCGAGCCGGGCGGCAGCCGGGAGGTGTCCTACCGGGTCCGCTCCGATCTGCGGGGCCGCTACCCGCTCGGCCCGCTCCAGTTGCGGCTGACCGACCCGTTCGGGATGTGCGAGCTGACCCGGTCCTTCTCGGCCGAGGACATCCTGACCGTCGTCCCGCGCGTGGAGGCGCTGCCGCCGGTGCGGCTGAGCGGCGATTCGCGGGGCCGCGGGGACGGGCTGCGGCGCGCGCTCGCCCTGGCCGGTGACGACGACGTCATCCCGCGCGGCTACCGGCACGGCGACGACCTGCGCCGGGTGCACTGGCGGTCCACCGCGCGCCACGGGGAGCTGATGGTGCGCCGCGAGGAGCAGCCGCGGCGGGCCCGCTGCACGGTCCTGCTGGACACCCGCCGGACGGCGTTCGAGGGCGCCGGTCCCGACTCGGCCTTCGAATGGGCCGTCGCGGGCGCCGCGTCCGTCCTGGCGCACATGCTGGAGCGGGGCTTCTCGGTGCGGCTGCTGACCGACACCGGCGCCACGGTCCCGGGCGAGGGCGCCGACGGCTTCACCTCCGGCGGCGGCGCCGACACCGCCGGGCTGCTGATGGACACCCTCGCGGTGGTCGGGCACTCCGGCCAGACCGGCCTGTCCCGGGTCCACGACGTGCTGCGCGGCGGCAGCGGGGGGCTGCTGGTGGCGTTCTTCGGGGACCTCGACGAGGAGCAGGCCGCCGTCGCCGCCACGCTGCGCCACGCCGGCGGCGGGGCGGTCGCCTTCGTCCTGGACGTGGCCGAGTGGCGCGGCGACGCGGCGCCGGGCACCGCCGCGGACGGGGACCGGGAGCCCCTGCGGCGGCTGCGCGAGGCGGGGTGGACCGTGGTCGGCGTCCCCCGCGGCGCCGCGCTCGCCGAGCTGTGGCGCCGGGCCGACCGCGAGCGCGACGGCCTCGCACCGGCCACCGGGGAGGACGGGCGATGA
- a CDS encoding MoxR family ATPase: MGDDPTAVVERVRASVESVIEGKPEVVRLALTVLLAEGHLLIEDVPGVGKTMLAKALARSVDCSVRRIQFTPDLLPSDITGVSIWDQQRRDFEFKPGAIFAQVVIGDEINRASPKTQSALLESMEERQVTIDGQTYELPSPFMVVATQNPVEMEGTYPLPEAQRDRFMARVSIGYPHPEAELRMLDVHGGVNPLDDLQPVAHAHDIVKLVEAVREVHVAEPVRRYAVDLVAATRTHPDLRLGASPRATLHLLRAAKAAAALGGRDYALPDDVQALAVAVLAHRLLPTAQAQLNGATAEQVVQEILRRTPVPATVRHNGLGAAPAHGRQPPRRP; this comes from the coding sequence GTGGGGGACGATCCGACCGCCGTCGTCGAGCGGGTGCGCGCGTCGGTCGAGAGCGTGATCGAGGGCAAGCCCGAGGTCGTGCGGCTCGCCCTGACCGTGCTGCTCGCCGAGGGGCACCTGCTCATCGAGGACGTCCCCGGGGTCGGCAAGACCATGCTGGCCAAGGCGCTGGCCCGGTCCGTCGACTGCTCCGTGCGCCGTATCCAGTTCACGCCGGACCTGCTGCCCTCGGACATCACCGGCGTCTCCATCTGGGACCAGCAGCGCCGGGACTTCGAGTTCAAACCGGGCGCCATCTTCGCCCAGGTGGTGATCGGCGACGAGATCAACCGCGCCTCGCCGAAGACCCAGTCCGCGCTCCTGGAGTCGATGGAGGAGCGCCAGGTCACCATCGACGGGCAGACCTACGAGCTGCCCAGCCCCTTCATGGTCGTGGCCACCCAGAACCCGGTGGAGATGGAGGGCACCTACCCGCTGCCCGAGGCCCAGCGCGACCGCTTCATGGCCCGGGTCTCCATCGGCTACCCGCACCCGGAGGCCGAACTGCGCATGCTGGACGTGCACGGCGGGGTGAACCCGCTGGACGACCTGCAGCCGGTGGCCCACGCCCACGACATCGTCAAGCTGGTCGAGGCGGTCCGCGAGGTGCACGTCGCCGAACCGGTCCGGCGGTACGCCGTGGACCTGGTCGCCGCCACCCGCACCCATCCCGACCTCAGACTCGGCGCCTCCCCGCGCGCCACCCTGCACCTGCTGCGCGCCGCGAAGGCCGCCGCCGCCCTCGGCGGGCGGGACTACGCGCTGCCGGACGACGTGCAGGCGCTCGCCGTCGCCGTCCTCGCGCACCGCCTGCTGCCCACCGCGCAGGCCCAGCTCAACGGCGCCACCGCCGAACAGGTCGTCCAGGAGATCCTGCGGCGCACCCCGGTGCCCGCCACCGTGCGCCACAACGGCCTCGGGGCGGCCCCCGCCCACGGCCGGCAGCCGCCGCGGAGGCCGTGA
- a CDS encoding carbonic anhydrase, which translates to MVMTTSASVPAGSESAIVREGTVTDRLVEANAEYAAAFTDPGMDARPVQRVAVVACMDARLDLHAALGLHLGDCHTIRNAGGVVTDDVIRSLTISQRALGTRSIALIHHTGCGLESLTEDFRHELEMEVGQRPAWAVESFRDVDQDVRQSMKRVRTSPFLLHTEDVRGFVFDVRTGLLREVDPA; encoded by the coding sequence ATGGTTATGACGACTTCTGCATCGGTTCCCGCAGGCTCCGAATCCGCCATAGTGCGCGAGGGCACCGTCACCGACCGGCTCGTCGAGGCCAACGCGGAGTACGCCGCCGCGTTCACCGATCCCGGGATGGACGCCCGTCCCGTTCAGCGCGTCGCCGTCGTCGCCTGTATGGACGCACGGCTCGACCTGCACGCCGCGCTCGGCCTTCACCTCGGTGACTGCCACACCATCCGCAACGCGGGAGGCGTCGTCACCGACGACGTCATCCGCTCCCTCACCATCAGCCAGCGTGCCCTGGGCACGCGCAGCATCGCCCTCATCCACCACACCGGCTGCGGCCTGGAGTCGCTCACCGAGGACTTCCGGCACGAACTGGAGATGGAGGTCGGCCAGCGCCCCGCGTGGGCGGTCGAGTCCTTCCGCGACGTCGACCAGGACGTGCGCCAGTCGATGAAGCGGGTGCGCACTTCGCCGTTCCTGCTGCACACCGAGGACGTCCGTGGTTTCGTCTTCGATGTACGGACGGGCCTGCTGCGCGAGGTCGACCCCGCCTGA
- the rsmH gene encoding 16S rRNA (cytosine(1402)-N(4))-methyltransferase RsmH, protein MSQSRHVPVMLQRCLDLLAPALQEPGAVVVDCTLGLGGHSQALLDRFPGVRLVALDRDPEALRLSAERLAGYGDRATLVHAVYDELPEVLERLGLPRVQGVLFDLGVSSMQLDEAGRGFAYAQDAPLDMRMDQTAGVSAAEVLNTYPPGDLVRILRAYGEEKQARRIVSAIVREREKEPFTTSARLVELIRDALPQAAKRTGGNPAKRTFQALRIEVNGELSVLERAVPAAVRALAVGGRIAVLSYQSLEDRLVKQVLSAGAAVTAPPGLPVVPERYAPRLKLLTRGAELPTEEEIAENRRAAPARLRGAERIREDVE, encoded by the coding sequence TTGAGCCAGAGTCGACACGTCCCGGTGATGCTCCAGCGGTGCCTGGACCTGCTGGCACCCGCGCTCCAGGAACCGGGGGCGGTGGTCGTGGACTGCACGCTCGGGCTCGGCGGACACAGCCAGGCCCTGCTCGACCGTTTCCCCGGGGTGCGGCTGGTCGCCCTCGACCGGGACCCGGAGGCCCTGCGCCTGTCCGCCGAGCGGCTGGCCGGCTACGGGGACCGCGCCACCCTGGTCCACGCCGTCTACGACGAACTGCCCGAGGTCCTGGAGCGGCTCGGCCTGCCGCGCGTGCAGGGCGTGCTCTTCGACCTCGGCGTGTCGTCCATGCAGCTCGACGAGGCCGGCCGCGGCTTCGCCTACGCGCAGGACGCCCCGCTGGACATGCGGATGGACCAGACGGCCGGCGTGAGCGCCGCCGAGGTCCTCAACACCTACCCGCCCGGCGACCTGGTGCGCATCCTGCGCGCCTACGGCGAGGAGAAGCAGGCCCGGCGTATCGTCTCGGCGATCGTGCGTGAGCGGGAGAAGGAGCCCTTCACCACCAGCGCCCGGCTGGTCGAGCTGATCCGCGACGCGCTGCCGCAGGCCGCCAAGCGCACCGGCGGCAATCCGGCCAAGCGCACCTTCCAGGCGCTGCGGATCGAGGTCAACGGCGAGCTGTCGGTCCTGGAGCGGGCCGTGCCGGCCGCGGTGCGCGCCCTCGCCGTCGGCGGCCGGATCGCGGTGCTCTCGTACCAGTCGCTGGAGGACCGGCTGGTCAAGCAGGTCCTGTCGGCCGGCGCGGCCGTCACCGCGCCGCCCGGACTGCCCGTCGTGCCGGAGCGGTACGCGCCGCGGCTCAAGCTGCTCACCCGCGGTGCCGAACTTCCCACCGAGGAGGAGATCGCCGAGAACCGGCGGGCGGCGCCGGCCCGGCTGCGCGGGGCCGAGCGCATCAGGGAGGACGTCGAGTGA
- a CDS encoding penicillin-binding protein 2: MTEVSDRQPPRRRVPGPARPVRPGGRRQPGPGARSPRGPARRPARPSPPRGPASGSLRLGRPRPRLRMVGLAFTLVLAAFVVRLLQVQAVEAGTYTAKAEQNRYVVHTLTAERGGITDRNGVALAATEDAYDITADPTMFTRDQLGVDDGPEQAAALLAPILGREQEELVTQLRPKNTGLRYVRLARRQTPQVWNQIKDLKSALAKERETDKSAVNVLAGVFADPSSKRVYPGGDLAAGLIGWVDSEGKGGGGLERQLDDTLAGKDGTLRYAQSGGRHVPTAGSTETPAVPGSDVELTLDRDIQWAAQHAITEQVAKSKADGGYVIVQDTRTGEILAMANSPGFDPGDLAHADPAALGNGALQDAFEPGSTAKVMSMAAVLEEEAATPGTHVTVPNRLHRGDRLFKDDVDHPTWYLTLNGVLAKSSNIGTILATGELGGTQREANEVLYSYLRKFGLGEYSGLGFPGETKGILAPPGQWSTSQQYTIPFGQGVSVNALQAASVYSTIANGGTRVEPTVVRGTKGADGRFTPAPEPKRTRVVSEETARTLARMLESVVDDEEGTGTKARIPGYRVAGKTGTANRVDPATGKYHGYTSSFAGFAPADKPRVTVYCAIQNATRGSYFGGQICGPIYKEVMEFALKTLQVPPTGAEPAKLPVTFKP, translated from the coding sequence GTGACGGAAGTGTCCGACAGGCAACCGCCGCGCCGCCGCGTGCCCGGACCCGCCCGGCCCGTCCGCCCCGGCGGACGGCGGCAGCCCGGACCCGGCGCCCGGTCCCCCCGCGGCCCGGCCCGCCGCCCGGCCCGGCCCTCCCCGCCCAGGGGCCCGGCGTCCGGCTCCCTGCGCCTGGGCCGCCCCCGGCCCCGGCTGCGCATGGTCGGGCTCGCCTTCACCCTGGTCCTGGCCGCCTTCGTGGTGCGGCTGCTCCAGGTCCAGGCCGTCGAGGCCGGCACGTACACCGCGAAGGCCGAGCAGAACCGCTACGTCGTCCACACCCTGACCGCCGAGCGCGGCGGCATCACCGACCGCAACGGCGTCGCCCTCGCCGCCACCGAGGACGCCTACGACATCACCGCCGACCCCACGATGTTCACCCGCGACCAGCTCGGCGTCGACGACGGACCCGAGCAGGCGGCGGCGCTCCTCGCCCCCATCCTCGGCCGGGAGCAGGAGGAACTGGTCACCCAGCTCCGCCCGAAGAACACCGGGCTGCGCTACGTCCGGCTCGCCCGTCGCCAGACCCCCCAGGTCTGGAACCAGATCAAGGACCTGAAGAGCGCGCTGGCCAAGGAGCGCGAGACGGACAAGTCCGCCGTCAACGTCCTCGCCGGCGTCTTCGCCGACCCCAGCAGCAAGCGGGTCTACCCGGGCGGCGACCTGGCCGCCGGACTCATCGGCTGGGTCGACTCCGAGGGCAAGGGCGGCGGCGGCCTCGAACGCCAGCTCGACGACACGCTGGCCGGCAAGGACGGCACGCTCCGCTACGCCCAGTCCGGCGGGCGCCACGTGCCCACGGCCGGCTCGACCGAGACGCCCGCCGTGCCCGGCAGCGACGTCGAACTGACCCTCGACCGGGACATCCAGTGGGCCGCCCAGCACGCCATCACCGAGCAGGTCGCCAAGTCCAAGGCCGACGGCGGCTACGTGATCGTCCAGGACACCCGCACCGGCGAGATCCTCGCCATGGCCAACTCGCCCGGGTTCGACCCGGGCGACCTGGCCCACGCCGACCCGGCGGCGCTCGGCAACGGGGCGCTCCAGGACGCCTTCGAGCCCGGCTCCACCGCCAAGGTCATGTCGATGGCCGCCGTGCTGGAGGAGGAGGCCGCCACGCCGGGCACCCACGTCACCGTGCCCAACCGGCTGCACCGCGGCGACCGCCTCTTCAAGGACGACGTCGACCACCCCACCTGGTACCTCACGCTCAACGGGGTGCTCGCCAAGTCCAGCAACATCGGCACCATCCTGGCCACCGGCGAACTGGGCGGGACCCAGCGGGAGGCCAACGAGGTCCTCTACTCCTACCTGCGCAAGTTCGGGCTCGGCGAGTACAGCGGACTGGGCTTCCCGGGGGAGACCAAGGGCATCCTCGCCCCGCCCGGACAGTGGTCCACCTCGCAGCAGTACACGATTCCCTTCGGCCAGGGCGTGTCGGTGAACGCGCTCCAGGCGGCCTCCGTCTACTCGACGATCGCCAACGGCGGCACGCGCGTCGAACCCACCGTCGTGCGCGGCACCAAGGGCGCCGACGGGCGCTTCACCCCCGCCCCCGAGCCCAAGAGGACCCGTGTGGTCAGCGAGGAGACCGCCAGGACGCTGGCCAGGATGCTGGAGTCGGTGGTCGACGACGAGGAGGGCACCGGCACCAAGGCGCGCATCCCCGGCTACCGCGTGGCCGGCAAGACGGGCACCGCCAACCGCGTCGATCCGGCCACCGGCAAGTACCACGGCTACACCTCCTCGTTCGCCGGGTTCGCCCCCGCCGACAAGCCCCGCGTCACCGTCTACTGCGCCATCCAGAACGCCACCCGGGGCAGCTACTTCGGCGGCCAGATCTGCGGCCCCATCTACAAGGAGGTGATGGAGTTCGCGCTGAAGACCCTCCAGGTCCCGCCCACCGGCGCCGAACCCGCGAAGCTCCCGGTCACCTTCAAGCCCTGA